The following are encoded together in the Lactuca sativa cultivar Salinas chromosome 1, Lsat_Salinas_v11, whole genome shotgun sequence genome:
- the LOC111915731 gene encoding uncharacterized protein LOC111915731 isoform X1 has translation MSWRRVAKSLQAFSAHTLLFCFTLLLVLKLDHPIFSSWWVVFFPLFIFHVVVARGRFSLPTPSAPHDRHWAPCHAIVGMPLLVAFELLLCVFLESVYVMKVPAVDLKMVFLPLLAFEIAILIDNIRMCKALLPGDEENLSDDAIWETLPHFWVSISMIFFIAATLFTLLKLCAGDIGALGWWDLFINFGIAECFAFLVCTKWSNPAIHRDSQTPEATYPSTSVRYLNWNNGLLVSSDGISEDRMCGLQDIGGHITKIPIIVFQILLCMHLERKPFAAGFIPLWVVFSPLLVLQGTGVFFSASRLVEKIVILLRVGSGTGRYFIFSARARDCFGYLYHGSRLLGWWSIDKESQEEQARLYHDGASGYNTFCGYSPEVVKKMPKKDLAEEVWRLQAALGEQTEIKKISQQEYETLQNEKILCRVCFEREISIVLLPCRHWVLCSVCSEKCKKCPICRVNIEDRLPVCDV, from the exons ATGAGCTGGCGAAGAGTAGCAAAGTCCCTACAGGCTTTCTCTGCTCATACTTTACTCTTCTGCTTTACCCTCTTGCTCGTTCTCAAACTGGATCACCCTATCTTCTCCTCTTGGTG GGTTGTCTTTTTCCCACTTTTCATATTTCATGTAGTTGTTGCCAGAGGAAGATTCTCTTTACCTACACCTTCAGCTCCCCATGATCGTCAT TGGGCACCATGTCATGCAATTGTTGGCATGCCTTTGCTTGTTGCATTTGAACTGCTTCTTTGTGTCTTTCTGGAGAGTGTATATG ttatGAAAGTTCCTGCTGTTGACTTGAAGATGGTCTTTCTTCCCTTGTTGGCATTTGAAATAGCAATTCTTATCGATAACATCAG AATGTGCAAAGCTTTACTACCAGGTGATGAGGAAAATTTGAGTGATGATGCAATATGGGAGACTCTTCCT cATTTTTGGGTTTCTATCTCCATGATCTTCTTCATTGCTGCTACCTTATTCACCCTTCTGAAGCTATGTG CAGGTGATATAGGCGCTTTAGGTTGGTGGGACTTGTTCATAAATTTTGG TATTGCAGAGTGCTTTGCATTTCTTGTTTGCACAAAGTGGTCTAATCCTGCGATTCACAGAGATTCCCAAACACCTGAAGCCACTTATCCATCGACATCTGTCAGATATCTGAACTGGAATAATGGCTTACTGGTTTCCTCAGATGGTATTTCTGAAGATAGAATGTGTGGTCTGCAAGACATAGGTGGTcatattaccaaaatacccatcATTGTCTTTCAAATCCTGCTTTGTATGCACTtggag AGAAAACCTTTTGCTGCTGGTTTTATCCCTCTGTGGGTAGTCTTCTCTCCTTTACTTGTACTTCAAGGGACAGGAGTTTTTTTTTCAGCATCAAGATTGGTGGAGAAAATTGTCATTTTACTACGTGTGGGGTCCGGTACAGGAAGATATTTTATTTTTTCTGCTAGAGCACGTGACTGCTTTGGGTATTTGTACCATGGTTCTAG GTTGCTTGGTTGGTGGTCTATTGATAAAGAAAGCCAAGAAGAACAGGCACGACTTTACCACGATGGAGCATCGGG TTATAATACTTTTTGTGGATATTCACCTGAAGTAGTAAAGAAAATGCCCAAGAAGGATCTTGCTGAGGAG GTTTGGAGACTTCAGGCTGCACTTGGTGAGCAAACTGAAATCAAGAAAATCAGCCAGCAGGAATATGAAACACTTCAAAAT GAAAAAATTCTGTGTAGGGTTTGCTTTGAAAGAGAGATAAGCATAGTACTCCTCCCTTGTCGCCATTGGGTTCTTTGCAG TGTGTGCTCTGAAAAGTGTAAAAAGTGCCCTATTTGTCGTGTTAATATTGAGGACCGATTACCTGTATGTGATGTATAG
- the LOC111915731 gene encoding uncharacterized protein LOC111915731 isoform X2 produces the protein MSWRRVAKSLQAFSAHTLLFCFTLLLVLKLDHPIFSSWWVVFFPLFIFHVVVARGRFSLPTPSAPHDRHWAPCHAIVGMPLLVAFELLLCVFLESVYVMKVPAVDLKMVFLPLLAFEIAILIDNIRMCKALLPGDEENLSDDAIWETLPHFWVSISMIFFIAATLFTLLKLCGDIGALGWWDLFINFGIAECFAFLVCTKWSNPAIHRDSQTPEATYPSTSVRYLNWNNGLLVSSDGISEDRMCGLQDIGGHITKIPIIVFQILLCMHLERKPFAAGFIPLWVVFSPLLVLQGTGVFFSASRLVEKIVILLRVGSGTGRYFIFSARARDCFGYLYHGSRLLGWWSIDKESQEEQARLYHDGASGYNTFCGYSPEVVKKMPKKDLAEEVWRLQAALGEQTEIKKISQQEYETLQNEKILCRVCFEREISIVLLPCRHWVLCSVCSEKCKKCPICRVNIEDRLPVCDV, from the exons ATGAGCTGGCGAAGAGTAGCAAAGTCCCTACAGGCTTTCTCTGCTCATACTTTACTCTTCTGCTTTACCCTCTTGCTCGTTCTCAAACTGGATCACCCTATCTTCTCCTCTTGGTG GGTTGTCTTTTTCCCACTTTTCATATTTCATGTAGTTGTTGCCAGAGGAAGATTCTCTTTACCTACACCTTCAGCTCCCCATGATCGTCAT TGGGCACCATGTCATGCAATTGTTGGCATGCCTTTGCTTGTTGCATTTGAACTGCTTCTTTGTGTCTTTCTGGAGAGTGTATATG ttatGAAAGTTCCTGCTGTTGACTTGAAGATGGTCTTTCTTCCCTTGTTGGCATTTGAAATAGCAATTCTTATCGATAACATCAG AATGTGCAAAGCTTTACTACCAGGTGATGAGGAAAATTTGAGTGATGATGCAATATGGGAGACTCTTCCT cATTTTTGGGTTTCTATCTCCATGATCTTCTTCATTGCTGCTACCTTATTCACCCTTCTGAAGCTATGTG GTGATATAGGCGCTTTAGGTTGGTGGGACTTGTTCATAAATTTTGG TATTGCAGAGTGCTTTGCATTTCTTGTTTGCACAAAGTGGTCTAATCCTGCGATTCACAGAGATTCCCAAACACCTGAAGCCACTTATCCATCGACATCTGTCAGATATCTGAACTGGAATAATGGCTTACTGGTTTCCTCAGATGGTATTTCTGAAGATAGAATGTGTGGTCTGCAAGACATAGGTGGTcatattaccaaaatacccatcATTGTCTTTCAAATCCTGCTTTGTATGCACTtggag AGAAAACCTTTTGCTGCTGGTTTTATCCCTCTGTGGGTAGTCTTCTCTCCTTTACTTGTACTTCAAGGGACAGGAGTTTTTTTTTCAGCATCAAGATTGGTGGAGAAAATTGTCATTTTACTACGTGTGGGGTCCGGTACAGGAAGATATTTTATTTTTTCTGCTAGAGCACGTGACTGCTTTGGGTATTTGTACCATGGTTCTAG GTTGCTTGGTTGGTGGTCTATTGATAAAGAAAGCCAAGAAGAACAGGCACGACTTTACCACGATGGAGCATCGGG TTATAATACTTTTTGTGGATATTCACCTGAAGTAGTAAAGAAAATGCCCAAGAAGGATCTTGCTGAGGAG GTTTGGAGACTTCAGGCTGCACTTGGTGAGCAAACTGAAATCAAGAAAATCAGCCAGCAGGAATATGAAACACTTCAAAAT GAAAAAATTCTGTGTAGGGTTTGCTTTGAAAGAGAGATAAGCATAGTACTCCTCCCTTGTCGCCATTGGGTTCTTTGCAG TGTGTGCTCTGAAAAGTGTAAAAAGTGCCCTATTTGTCGTGTTAATATTGAGGACCGATTACCTGTATGTGATGTATAG